From Antennarius striatus isolate MH-2024 chromosome 9, ASM4005453v1, whole genome shotgun sequence, one genomic window encodes:
- the LOC137600962 gene encoding tropomyosin alpha-4 chain-like isoform X1, protein MNIEVVKKKISMLKQEVEEAELRTERLEKDLSEERSKAEQVELELGKVKRTLELKEEELEVVGERLTRALHDLEEVEKTADESERGKRVIETRVLQEEEKMESMTAQLRDASEYAKTAELKYEEVARSLSRVEQDLERAECRSEQAEGKCRLLEEDLKCLQNSSKSLEAKAEKYSVNEDKFEETIRVLREKLDQAEKRAEAADRTVTKLELTVEKLEDEVAKANETKLEVQSKLDQYMMELNSF, encoded by the exons ATGAACATCGaggtggtgaagaagaagatCTCCATGCTgaagcaggaggtggaggaggcggagctgcgGACGGAGCGCCTGGAGAAGGATCTGTCGGAGGAGAGGAGCAAGGCGGAGCAG gtggagctggagctggggAAGGTGAAGCGGACgctggagctgaaggaggaggagctggaggtggtgggggaGCGTCTGACCAGAGCGCTGCACGacctggaggaggtggagaagacGGCCGACGAGAGCGAGAG GGGGAAGAGGGTGATCGAGACTCGGgttctgcaggaggaggagaagatggagagtATGACGGCGCAGCTGAGAGACGCCAGCGAGTACGCCAAGACCGCCGAGCTCAAGTACGAGGAG GTGGCCCGCAGTCTGTCCCGGGTGGAACAGGATCTGGAGCGAGCCGAGTGCCGATCTGAACAGGCCGAAGG tAAGTGTCGGCTGTTGGAGGAGGACCTAAAGTGTCTCCAGAACTCATCCAAGTCTCTGGAGGCCAAGGCTGAGAAG TACAGTGTGAACGAGGACAAGTTTGAGGAGACCATCAGGGTCCTGAGAGAGAAGCTGGATCAG gCGGAGAAGCGCGCTGAGGCGGCCGACCGGACCGTGACCAAACTGGAGCTGACCGTGGAGAAACTGGAAG ACGAAGTCGCCAAGGCCAACGAAACCAAACTGGAGGTCCAGAGCAAACTGGACCAGTACATGATGGAGCTGAACAGCttctga
- the LOC137600962 gene encoding tropomyosin alpha-3 chain-like isoform X2 produces the protein MNIEVVKKKISMLKQEVEEAELRTERLEKDLSEERSKAEQVELELGKVKRTLELKEEELEVVGERLTRALHDLEEVEKTADESERGKRVIETRVLQEEEKMESMTAQLRDASEYAKTAELKYEEVARSLSRVEQDLERAECRSEQAEGKCRLLEEDLKCLQNSSKSLEAKAEKYSVNEDKFEETIRVLREKLDQ, from the exons ATGAACATCGaggtggtgaagaagaagatCTCCATGCTgaagcaggaggtggaggaggcggagctgcgGACGGAGCGCCTGGAGAAGGATCTGTCGGAGGAGAGGAGCAAGGCGGAGCAG gtggagctggagctggggAAGGTGAAGCGGACgctggagctgaaggaggaggagctggaggtggtgggggaGCGTCTGACCAGAGCGCTGCACGacctggaggaggtggagaagacGGCCGACGAGAGCGAGAG GGGGAAGAGGGTGATCGAGACTCGGgttctgcaggaggaggagaagatggagagtATGACGGCGCAGCTGAGAGACGCCAGCGAGTACGCCAAGACCGCCGAGCTCAAGTACGAGGAG GTGGCCCGCAGTCTGTCCCGGGTGGAACAGGATCTGGAGCGAGCCGAGTGCCGATCTGAACAGGCCGAAGG tAAGTGTCGGCTGTTGGAGGAGGACCTAAAGTGTCTCCAGAACTCATCCAAGTCTCTGGAGGCCAAGGCTGAGAAG TACAGTGTGAACGAGGACAAGTTTGAGGAGACCATCAGGGTCCTGAGAGAGAAGCTGGATCAG TGA